One stretch of Kogia breviceps isolate mKogBre1 chromosome 18, mKogBre1 haplotype 1, whole genome shotgun sequence DNA includes these proteins:
- the SIAH1 gene encoding E3 ubiquitin-protein ligase SIAH1 isoform X2 codes for MSRQTATALPTGTSKCTPSQRVPALTGTTASNNDLASLFECPVCFDYVLPPILQCQSGHLVCSNCRPKLTCCPTCRGPLGSIRNLAMEKVANSVLFPCKYASSGCEITLPHTEKADHEELCEFRPYSCPCPGASCKWQGSLDAVMPHLMHQHKSITTLQGEDIVFLATDINLPGAVDWVMMQSCFGFHFMLVLEKQEKYDGHQQFFAIVQLIGTRKQAENFAYRLELNGHRRRLTWEATPRSIHEGIATAIMNSDCLVFDTSIAQLFAENGNLGINVTISMC; via the coding sequence ATGAGCCGTCAGACTGCAACAGCATTACCTACTGGAACCTCAAAGTGTACACCATCCCAGAGGGTACCTGCCCTGACTGGCACAACTGCGTCCAACAATGACTTGGCGAGTCTTTTTGAGTGTCCGGTCTGCTTTGACTATGTGTTACCACCCATTCTTCAGTGTCAGAGTGGCCATCTTGTTTGTAGCAACTGTCGCCCAAAGCTCACATGTTGTCCAACTTGCCGGGGCCCGTTGGGATCCATTCGCAACTTGGCTATGGAGAAGGTGGCCAATTCAGTACTTTTCCCTTGTAAATATGCCTCTTCTGGATGTGAAATAACTCTGccacacacagaaaaagcagACCATGAAGAGCTCTGTGAGTTTAGGCCTTATTCCTGTCCGTGCCCTGGTGCTTCCTGTAAATGGCAAGGCTCTTTGGATGCTGTAATGCCGCATCTGATGCATCAGCATAAGTCTATTACAACCCTACAGGGAGAGGATATAGTTTTCCTTGCTACAGACATTAATCTTCCTGGTGCTGTTGACTGGGTGATGATGCAGTCCTGTTTTGGCTTTCACTTCATGTTAGTCttggagaaacaggaaaaatacgATGGTCACCAGCAGTTCTTTGCAATTGTACAGCTGATAGGAACACGCAAGCAAGCTGAAAATTTTGCTTATCGACTTGAGCTAAATGGTCATAGGCGGCGATTGACTTGGGAAGCCACTCCTCGATCTATTCATGAGGGAATTGCAACAGCCATTATGAATAGTGACTGCCTAGTCTTTGACACCAGCATTGCACAGCTTTTTGCAGAAAATGGCAATTTAGGCATCAATGTAACTATTTCCATGTGTTGA
- the SIAH1 gene encoding E3 ubiquitin-protein ligase SIAH1 isoform X1, translated as MTGKPPLPFLYSWRGVLLTCLPASGTKKRKEMSRQTATALPTGTSKCTPSQRVPALTGTTASNNDLASLFECPVCFDYVLPPILQCQSGHLVCSNCRPKLTCCPTCRGPLGSIRNLAMEKVANSVLFPCKYASSGCEITLPHTEKADHEELCEFRPYSCPCPGASCKWQGSLDAVMPHLMHQHKSITTLQGEDIVFLATDINLPGAVDWVMMQSCFGFHFMLVLEKQEKYDGHQQFFAIVQLIGTRKQAENFAYRLELNGHRRRLTWEATPRSIHEGIATAIMNSDCLVFDTSIAQLFAENGNLGINVTISMC; from the exons ATGACGGGGAAGCCTCCCTTACCTTTTCTGTACTCCTGGAGGGGCGTCTTGCTCACTTGTTTACCAGCATCtgggacaaagaagagaaaag AAATGAGCCGTCAGACTGCAACAGCATTACCTACTGGAACCTCAAAGTGTACACCATCCCAGAGGGTACCTGCCCTGACTGGCACAACTGCGTCCAACAATGACTTGGCGAGTCTTTTTGAGTGTCCGGTCTGCTTTGACTATGTGTTACCACCCATTCTTCAGTGTCAGAGTGGCCATCTTGTTTGTAGCAACTGTCGCCCAAAGCTCACATGTTGTCCAACTTGCCGGGGCCCGTTGGGATCCATTCGCAACTTGGCTATGGAGAAGGTGGCCAATTCAGTACTTTTCCCTTGTAAATATGCCTCTTCTGGATGTGAAATAACTCTGccacacacagaaaaagcagACCATGAAGAGCTCTGTGAGTTTAGGCCTTATTCCTGTCCGTGCCCTGGTGCTTCCTGTAAATGGCAAGGCTCTTTGGATGCTGTAATGCCGCATCTGATGCATCAGCATAAGTCTATTACAACCCTACAGGGAGAGGATATAGTTTTCCTTGCTACAGACATTAATCTTCCTGGTGCTGTTGACTGGGTGATGATGCAGTCCTGTTTTGGCTTTCACTTCATGTTAGTCttggagaaacaggaaaaatacgATGGTCACCAGCAGTTCTTTGCAATTGTACAGCTGATAGGAACACGCAAGCAAGCTGAAAATTTTGCTTATCGACTTGAGCTAAATGGTCATAGGCGGCGATTGACTTGGGAAGCCACTCCTCGATCTATTCATGAGGGAATTGCAACAGCCATTATGAATAGTGACTGCCTAGTCTTTGACACCAGCATTGCACAGCTTTTTGCAGAAAATGGCAATTTAGGCATCAATGTAACTATTTCCATGTGTTGA